The following proteins are encoded in a genomic region of Nicotiana sylvestris chromosome 4, ASM39365v2, whole genome shotgun sequence:
- the LOC104226858 gene encoding oligopeptide transporter 1-like, which produces MEPKKLITESSDEVVNDSPIEQVRLTVPTTDDPSLPCLTFRTWALGITSCAILAFLNQFFGYRQNTLYISSVSAQILVLPLGKLMAAYFPTKIIQIPATKWSFSLNPGPFNLKEHVLITIFANAGATSVYAVSIITIVKAFYGSQIHPLAALLLTHTTQLLGYGWAGIFRKFLVDSPYMWWPSNLVQVSLFRALHDVEKRPKGGLTRLQFFIVVLVSSFSYYIVPNYLFPSITALSFVCWIWKDSVTAQQLGSGLKGLGIGSFALDWSTVAGFLGSPLATPGFAVMNTLVGFMLIVYIAIPFCYWTDMFHVKRFPIFSSHLFDSDGQAYNLTRIFNKETFDFNQQGYDHYSQVHLSIFFVFTYGLSFATLAATVTHVALFHGRTIWEQTKGSFQEKFEDVHTRIMKKNYEPVPQWWFYTILIVVLGLSLLASEGFGRQLQLPYWGVILAMALALTFTLPIAVITATTNQAPGINVISELIIGYMYPGKPLANVTFKTYGLISVSQAISFLADFKLGHYMKIPPKSMFIVQLVGTVVASSVYFGTAWWLLDTVDNICNPSKLPEGSPWTCPGDDVFYSASIIWGVVGPLRMFGKLGLYTNVNYFFLIGILAPVPVWLLSRKFPDQEWIRLINMPVLLSGSGGMPPARAVNYIGWLSVGLFFNFYVYRKYKSWWARHNYILSAGLDAGVAFMAILAYFTLQIRDINGANWWGLNLDDHCPLAHCPTAPGIQVPGCPVFQ; this is translated from the exons TGGGCTTTAGGGATTACATCATGTGCAATCTTGGCATTCTTGAATCAGTTCTTTGGTTATCGCCAAAACACGCTGTATATTTCCTCTGTCTCTGCTCAGATTTTGGTGCTTCCCCTTGGAAAGCTTATGGCTGCTTATTTTCCCACCAAAATAATCCAAATTCCAGCGACAAAGTGGTCGTTTTCTTTGAATCCAGGGCCATTTAACTTGAAAGAACATGTTCTTATTACCATTTTCGCCAATGCTGGTGCAACTAGTGTTTATGCTGTTAGCATTATTACCATAGTAAAGGCGTTTTACGGCAGCCAAATTCACCCTCTTGCAGCTTTGTTATTGACACATACTACCCAG TTGCTTGGATATGGATGGGCTGGTATATTCCGAAAGTTTTTAGTTGATTCGCCATACATGTGGTGGCCTTCCAATTTGGTTCAAGTCTCCTTGTTTAG GGCATTGCACGACGTTGAGAAGAGGCCAAAAGGAGGCTTgacaaggctgcaattcttcatTGTGGTTCTTGTATCAAGCTTCTCTTATTACATCGTCCCTAACTATCTATTCCCATCGATAACAGCTCTGTCATTCGTGTGTTGGATATGGAAGGACTCAGTGACAGCGCAACAACTAGGGTCCGGTTTAAAGGGACTTGGAATCGGTTCGTTTGCTCTAGATTGGTCTACTGTGGCTGGTTTTTTAGGAAGTCCATTAGCCACACCTGGTTTTGCTGTTATGAACACTTTGGTTGGTTTCATGCTAATTGTCTACATAGCCATCCCATTTTGCTACTGGACCGACATGTTCCACGTCAAACGCTTCCCAATTTTCTCCTCTCACTTGTTTGATTCAGATGGACAAGCATACAACCTCACAAGAATCTTCAATAAGGAAACTTTTGATTTCAATCAGCAAGGATATGATCATTACAGCCAAGTTCATTTGAGCATATTCTTTGTATTTACCTATGGCTTAAGCTTTGCAACGCTCGCTGCAACTGTCACTCATGTTGCTCTCTTCCATGGAAG GACAATTTGGGAACAAACAAAGGGATCTTTCCAAGAGAAATTTGAGGATGTTCATACAAGGATAATGAAGAAAAACTATGAGCCTGTTCCTCAATGGTGGTTTTACACAATCTTGATAGTGGTTCTTGGACTGTCATTGCTTGCTTCTGAGGGATTTGGTAGACAATTGCAGCTTCCTTATTGGGGAGTCATTTTAGCAATGGCTTTAGCTCTAACTTTCACCCTGCCAATCGCTGTAATAACAGCTACAACGAACCAG GCACCAGGAATAAATGTCATCTCGGAGCTCATCATAGGTTACATGTATCCTGGAAAACCATTAGCCAATGTAACATTCAAAACCTACGGATTAATCAGCGTGTCACAAGCTATATCTTTTCTTGCTGATTTCAAATTAGGCCACTACATGAAGATCCCTCCAAAATCCATGTTCATTGTTCAG CTAGTAGGAACTGTAGTGGCATCCTCAGTCTATTTTGGGACGGCTTGGTGGCTCCTCGATACAGTGGATAACATCTGCAATCCATCAAAATTGCCTGAGGGAAGCCCGTGGACTTGCCCTGGAGATGATGTATTTTACAGTGCCTCGATTATTTGGGGTGTTGTTGGTCCTCTAAGGATGTTTGGAAAACTAGGATTATACACCAATGTAAACTACTTCTTCCTAATAGGCATTCTAGCGCCTGTCCCCGTTTGGCTTCTCTCGCGCAAATTCCCTGATCAGGAGTGGATTAGACTCATCAACATGCCTGTATTATTATCAG GTTCAGGAGGAATGCCACCGGCTAGGGCAGTGAACTACATCGGCTGGTTATCGGTTGGGCTGTTTTTCAACTTCTATGTGTACAGGAAATACAAAAGTTGGTGGGCTAGGCACAATTACATTCTATCAGCAGGACTTGATGCTGGGGTTGCATTTATGGCCATACTTGCTTATTTCACATTGCAAATTAGAGATATAAATGGGGCAAATTGGTGGGGTTTAAATTTAGATGATCACTGCCCTTTGGCACATTGTCCTACTGCACCTGGTATACAGGTCCCTGGATGTCCTGTCTTTCAGTAA